The following are encoded in a window of Geobacter metallireducens GS-15 genomic DNA:
- the greB gene encoding transcription elongation factor GreB, protein MAKQSDYITPEGAKKLRDELAWLWKEERPRVTQGVSDAAAEGDRSENAEYIYGKKRLREIDRRIRFLTQRLDHLTVVEDPPPATGKVFFGAWIRLETEEGDEVIYRVVGPDETDASKGFISIDSPMGKALLGRNEGDEVPVRRPAGEAVFTVLEVAYQPLS, encoded by the coding sequence GTGGCAAAGCAGTCCGACTACATCACCCCCGAGGGGGCGAAGAAACTCCGCGACGAGCTTGCCTGGCTCTGGAAGGAGGAACGCCCCCGTGTCACCCAGGGCGTTTCCGACGCCGCCGCCGAGGGGGACCGTTCGGAAAACGCCGAGTATATCTACGGCAAGAAGCGGCTGCGGGAGATCGACCGCCGCATCCGCTTCCTCACCCAGCGCCTCGACCACCTCACCGTGGTCGAGGATCCCCCTCCCGCCACTGGCAAGGTCTTTTTCGGCGCCTGGATCAGGCTCGAAACCGAGGAGGGTGACGAGGTGATCTACCGCGTCGTCGGCCCCGACGAGACCGACGCCTCAAAAGGATTCATCAGCATCGACTCCCCCATGGGGAAAGCGCTTCTCGGCCGGAACGAGGGGGACGAGGTCCCTGTCCGCCGGCCGGCCGGGGAAGCGGTCTTTACGGTGCTCGAAGTCGCCTACCAGCCACTTTCTTGA
- a CDS encoding mannose-1-phosphate guanylyltransferase, whose translation MYVVILAGGSGTRFWPLSRKLHPKQLMSVFGGKSMLQRTAERVLPLNPKRILVITNHLQAEETRRQLEYLRGVRIEVIEEPLGRNTAPAICLAATLIARHDPEAVMAVLPADHFIRDEDAFCATIQKGREAALNGYLVTLGITPDRPETGYGYIEAETSLRGDGPYPVKRFVEKPDRERALEFLAAGTFFWNSGMFLWRADVILGQMAAHMPELAQAFAGITFSPDIWEPADLAPQIEAVYAMVKGESIDYGVMEKADSVAMIPASFGWSDVGSWSALPEVMEPDAAGNVVIGAPETVIADAAGCILRGEKLMALVGVRDLVVVDTPDALLVCAKDRAQDVKKVVEELERRGLRRCL comes from the coding sequence ATGTACGTCGTCATCCTCGCCGGCGGCTCCGGCACCCGTTTCTGGCCCCTGTCCCGCAAACTCCATCCCAAGCAACTCATGTCGGTCTTCGGCGGCAAGTCGATGCTCCAGCGAACCGCGGAACGGGTTCTCCCCCTTAACCCCAAGCGAATACTCGTGATCACCAACCACCTCCAGGCCGAGGAAACCCGGCGCCAGCTGGAGTATCTGCGGGGCGTCCGGATCGAGGTGATCGAGGAACCCCTGGGGCGCAACACGGCCCCCGCCATCTGCCTCGCCGCCACCCTCATTGCCCGCCACGACCCCGAAGCGGTGATGGCGGTGCTCCCCGCTGACCATTTCATCCGTGACGAGGATGCATTCTGTGCCACCATCCAGAAGGGGAGGGAGGCGGCCCTGAACGGCTACCTGGTCACCCTGGGAATCACCCCTGACCGCCCCGAGACCGGTTACGGCTACATCGAGGCCGAGACATCGCTGCGGGGTGACGGGCCCTACCCGGTAAAGAGGTTCGTGGAAAAGCCCGACCGCGAGAGGGCCCTGGAGTTCCTTGCCGCCGGCACCTTCTTCTGGAACAGCGGCATGTTCCTCTGGCGTGCCGACGTGATCCTTGGCCAGATGGCAGCCCATATGCCGGAACTGGCTCAGGCCTTTGCCGGCATCACCTTTTCCCCCGACATCTGGGAACCGGCCGACCTGGCCCCCCAGATCGAGGCGGTTTACGCCATGGTCAAAGGGGAGTCCATCGACTATGGCGTCATGGAGAAGGCCGATAGTGTGGCCATGATCCCGGCTTCCTTCGGGTGGAGCGACGTGGGGAGCTGGAGCGCGCTCCCCGAGGTGATGGAGCCCGACGCGGCCGGCAACGTGGTCATCGGCGCGCCGGAAACGGTCATTGCCGATGCCGCCGGCTGCATCCTCCGTGGCGAGAAGCTCATGGCACTGGTCGGGGTTCGGGATCTCGTGGTGGTCGATACCCCCGACGCCCTCCTGGTCTGCGCCAAGGACAGGGCCCAGGACGTGAAGAAAGTGGTGGAGGAGCTGGAGCGGCGCGGCCTGAGGCGCTGCCTCTGA
- the rpsA gene encoding 30S ribosomal protein S1, translating to MDMDEKDVVETEEESFAELFEKSNSETQRLRPGSKVEGKILKIGAEWVFIDIGKKGEGVMERKELQDAEGNLTVAEGDTITAWFTGSVRNEMRFTTKLGAGAAANAQLEEAHRSGIPVEGFVVKEIKGGFEVRLSGTTRAFCPFSQISLRRAENPAEFVGKHLLFKVTEYSERGRNIVLSHRQILEEEQRVKREALKEVLLEGMTVTGTVTRLADFGAFVDLGGVDGLIPVSEVGWTRVKHVRDVLSVGEQVSVVIKKIDWEAGKISLSLKDTLADPWTTVAEQFPEGSYHTGTVARLAAFGAFVTLAPGIDGLIHISKLGKGKRINHPSDVLKEGETVEVKVDGVDREARRLSLALAEVSRAAEEEEKSVASFRQQATSSSKESMGSFGDLLKAKIEEKR from the coding sequence AGTTGAAACCGAAGAGGAGAGCTTTGCCGAGCTTTTCGAGAAAAGCAATAGCGAGACCCAGCGTCTGCGCCCAGGCTCGAAGGTGGAGGGGAAGATCCTCAAGATAGGCGCCGAGTGGGTTTTCATCGATATCGGCAAGAAGGGCGAAGGGGTCATGGAGCGCAAGGAGCTCCAGGACGCCGAAGGGAACCTGACCGTTGCCGAGGGTGACACCATCACCGCCTGGTTCACGGGGAGCGTGCGCAACGAGATGCGGTTCACCACCAAACTGGGGGCCGGCGCCGCGGCCAATGCCCAGCTTGAGGAAGCCCATCGCTCCGGCATTCCCGTGGAAGGGTTCGTCGTCAAGGAGATCAAGGGCGGATTTGAAGTGAGGCTCAGCGGCACCACCCGCGCCTTCTGCCCCTTCTCCCAGATCTCGCTCCGCCGCGCCGAGAATCCGGCCGAGTTCGTGGGAAAGCACCTCCTCTTCAAGGTCACTGAGTATAGCGAGCGGGGCCGCAACATCGTCCTTTCCCACCGCCAGATCCTCGAGGAGGAGCAGCGGGTCAAGCGGGAAGCCCTCAAGGAGGTTCTCCTGGAGGGAATGACCGTCACCGGCACCGTGACTCGTCTTGCCGACTTCGGCGCCTTCGTGGACCTGGGCGGGGTCGATGGCCTCATCCCCGTTTCCGAGGTGGGGTGGACCCGCGTCAAGCACGTCCGCGACGTCCTTTCCGTGGGCGAGCAGGTGAGCGTGGTCATCAAGAAAATCGACTGGGAAGCCGGCAAGATCTCCCTCAGCCTCAAGGATACCCTGGCCGATCCCTGGACCACCGTGGCCGAGCAGTTCCCCGAGGGGTCCTACCACACCGGCACCGTGGCGCGCCTTGCCGCCTTCGGCGCCTTCGTGACCCTCGCCCCTGGCATCGACGGGCTGATCCACATCTCCAAGCTCGGCAAGGGGAAGCGGATCAACCACCCCAGCGACGTGCTGAAAGAGGGAGAGACCGTCGAAGTGAAGGTGGACGGTGTCGATCGTGAAGCCCGCCGCCTTTCCCTGGCCCTTGCCGAGGTGAGCCGTGCCGCCGAAGAGGAGGAGAAGAGCGTCGCCTCCTTCCGCCAGCAGGCCACGTCTTCCTCGAAGGAATCCATGGGCTCTTTCGGCGACCTCCTCAAGGCCAAGATCGAAGAGAAGAGGTAA